TGCGGGGGTTCCTCCTCGGGTTGGTTCGGGTTACGTGGCCGTGGACGTTCCGCCCAGGTGCAGTGCACCCCGTGGGGAAGGGATCAGAAGAGCGGGACGCCGTTGTCGGCGGTGCTCGCCGGGGTCAGTCCGGCGGCGACCCGGGCGCACACCGCGCGCCCTGGTCACGCTGCACGCGGCACGGCTTCGGGGGCTGCGTGGCCGGAGCGGCGCCGGTCACGCGGCTGCCGTGTCCTCGGTCGCCTCCGTGCGCGCGGTCTCGGCCGTCTCCTACTCCTGGGTGGCCTCCGCGTCGAACGGCGCGGCCCTCCGTCTGACCGAGGGTGCCGCCCTCGCCGTTGTGTACTCCACCGGGGCCGGGGCATCGGGGTGTTGCCGTCGTGATTCGAGTTGTCTTGCAGGGCGTGGTGCAGGTGTTTTCGTCGTCGATGCGCACGCCCAGCCATTTGGCGAAGAAGCCGACGTGGACGGTGAAGCGGCTCTGGTGAAGCTCATAGAGCTCACTCAGGGCAGACGTGCCTGGAGGCCCCGGCTCGGATCGCTTCCGGGAAGAAGGCTCTGCCCTCCTATGCGAGGTGCCAGGCCTGGCAGTAGTAGACGAGCTTCTGGAGCTTCATCGCGGTCATCACCGGCCGATCGGGCTCGGCCGCGGCGTGCCTCAACAGGATGTACTCGGCGACGTCGAAGACGGATGTCTGAGACTGAGCGATGGTTCCAACCTTCGCTCCCCTTCGATCACCACCAGTGCCGGAACAGGTAGTCGCCGCGAGGCAGTTCACCGCGGCGGATCAGATCGGCCAGGACCAGCTGCAGCGACGGCGAGAAGGCGCGATCGGCGAAGAACCGGTCCTCGAACACGGCGTTCTCAAGGTCTTGCGTCGCCGGCGGATTCGCCTCGACGGTGGCCGGGGTGTTCTCGTCGGCGATCCGGATACTCAGCCAGTAGTCCAGCTCAGTCATGCCGGTCTTGCGGACGCTCTCGCGGGTACGGGAGTCCCAGCCCAGATACAGCTCGGTGCCGTCAAACGCATCGAGCGCTTCCAGGTAGTCATCGTCGGAGGTGAGTTCGTACAGCTTCACGCTGTCATTGCCGATGTGCTCGTCGTCCCGCTGGCATCCACACAGCGAGCTATACGGCTTGCCGTAGACGCGCTCGGCGATGGCCTCGATCGGAATGTATCCGTTCTCGGCGGTCACAAGATCAGCGTGCGGTTCCAGCGTGTAGATGCTACGGGGCGTGTATTCGGGTGCATCGGGCATGACGGAGCCTCCTATGGGTGGTTCGGTGGTGGTTGCGGGCACGAGCGCGTGCGGCTCAGCACTCGCCCCGCAGGAGGTCCGCCAGAGCCTGGGCATAGGCGTTCTTCGCCAATTCGACGGCCGCCTGCTCCTGAGCGAGTGGATCTTCGCGCCGACCTGGATGCGTTCCTCCACGGCGTCCATGGCGAGAATGGTGGCAGCGAGCCCGAGCCGGGCGTCCGCCACGCTGCGCTCCAGCTCGGGGTGCCGCTCGGACATCATGCTCAGCCGGTGGACGGCGTTTCAGTCGAGTGGGGGCGAGGACGAGGAGCCCCCGCACGGCGTGATCTCTGCGGGGCTGATGGTGCAGATGTGTCGCGCTCGTGGGGTCAGTCCTGGGCCAGAGTCCCAGCGAGGTCGATCTTCCGGCCGCGGGCCAGCTCGGCGGCCGGGACGATGATGCGGTAGCCGCCGACTGGGTAGCTCGGGTGGTCGGAGTACACGACGGCGCAGGTCCAGGACCCGGAGTGGAGCTTGTGCGGCAGCGGCTCTTCTTCGACGCCGTCGGGCAGAGCGTCCTTCCGGAACTCGATCGGCACCACGACGACGCGGTATGACTGGTTCGTGCGCGGCGGCTCCCAGGGCAGCTCGACGAGCAGGTCCTTGGGCCACTCTTCGATGGTCACGGAAAGGGTGGACAGGTAGTGGTTCAGAGAGCTTTCGGGGGCCTGGGCCAGCCGGGTCCGCTCCTGCTCTTCGGTCTCGATGAAGCCGATGCGGCTGAGGAAACTCATGGTGGTCAGTGCTCCTGGTCAGCGCTTGTACTGGGGCTGGGGGTGGGCCGCCTGCATGGGTTCGAACGAAGACGGGCTCGTCGGGATCGCGGCACACGCTGTAGATGCGTGCAGCCGCCAGATCGGTGGGTTCCTGGTGAACGGGGCCGTCTGGCTTCGTCACCAGCCAGCGGAGGAACACCCCGGCGTGGTCAGTGCCGTTCCGGGGTGCGGATCCTGGAGTGCAAGGGCCAGCACAGGACAGCCCCGAGCGCGCCAGCACCGCAGATAACCCAAGTCGCGGTGATACCCCCGCCATGGTTGAGCGACCACGCGGCGAGGAGAGGCGCGGTGACGACGGCCAGCGCGAGGTTGCTGCCCCACAGGCCGGCGTACCGTCCGTGTGCTCCAGGCGGGGCAAGATGGCTGACAAGATCTCCTGCCGCGATGAAGAGGATGATCTCCCCGGGTACAGCAGCGGCAGCGGCAAAGCAGTATCCGACCGTGGAGTCGGCCAGGCCGGAGAGTCCCATGCCGATGCCGAGGAGGAGGGAGCTGGCGGCGAGCAAGCCGGTCATGGGGCCGCCTTGTGCAGCGCGTCTACTGAGCCAAGGGGTCAAGAAGGGGGAAAGAAGGAGTACGGCGGCTGCGTTTGCCACCTGCGTCCACCCGTACGCGGTCGCGTCGAGGCCGTCCGAGCTCATAAGCATCGGCAGTGCCGTGAACACACTGCCGGCGCAGGTGAGAGCACAGAGGCTGGCCAGGCAGAGCAACCACAGGCGGCTGTCACGCAGGGCGTCGAGGTAGCTCGGAGGGCTGCAGTCCAGGCCCGGGCCGGCTCTTCGGCTTCGGGGCGGGGGTGGGAGCAGGAGCACCGCGGCGAGCCCGAACAGTGCGCAGGCGCAAGCGTTGATCCAGAACAGCGTCGGCAGTCCTGCTGTGGCAGCGAGGTACCCACCCAGTGATCCAGTCAGCGCGGCTCCGATGTTGACGCAGAAGTGGCGCCACCCGCTTACGAGTATCTGCTGCGCTTTGGAGGGAAAGGTGTCGTCGATGAGTGCCGTGATCACCGGCCGTGCTGCGTCATATACCACTCCGGTGAGGAATGCCGATACGAGGAGTGCCACTGGAGACCGCACTTCAGCAAGCACCGGCAGCGTCACGGTAGCTGCTCCCATGGCGTAGCCAAGCGTCGCGCGTGGGCCGAATCGGTCGGACAACCATCCGCACCCGACCTGTCCTGCGAGCCAGCCGGCGCCGAAGCTGGCCACGATCCAGCCGGTCATATGGGAGGAGAAGCCGAGGTTGTTGGCGTGGTAAGGGAGGAAGGGGTAGGCGAAGCCGAAGGCGCGGATGGTGAAGGTTCCGATGAATGCCGCCCAGATGATGGGCGGCCAGCGGCGCGCCTTGGTATCGGGTTCGGGGTCGGTCTGCGGCATAGCAACGGCAGAAGGCATTGGTGCTCCATCTGTGTTCAGGGTCCCTCTCGGGCGTGGCCGTGCCAGGCCAAGGTCAGATCCTCGAAAGGCGGATGAAGACCGCAATCCAGGCGTCGGCGGCGGCTGTCGGAACATCGGTCTGGTCAGGTGCCGCAGCGAGCGGCGGAGGATGCGTGAGCCGACGACGCCGGCCACGGAAGGGCGCGGCGCGATCGGCCGTAGGTCGCGCCCGGCGAAGAGGCCGCCGACGACCGGAGTGCACGTGCCCTTGCTGCCTGTCAGCAGGTCACGTCCGATGCGGTGGCAGAGGAGATGAGGAGTTCCGGGGGATGCGCCCTTGGACACCTCAACGAAGAGCGAGGGATCCTGCGAGACCGCAGTCGAAGGGCAGGGAACAGCGGCTCAGCGTGTCTCGCTGTAGCCGCACTCGTAGCACGTGTGCGTGACCCTCTGGTCAGAGCGGACACCACAGGCGCTCGACTCCATGTCGCTGGCACAGTTCGGGCAGTTCATGGCTCGACTCCTGGCATGACGAGGATGTTCTTCAATGCCAGACCCGGATCAGCTCCGCTGATCCCTTGCACTCACCGCCTTCACGAGGCAAGCAAGGTGAGCCACGAAGAAGAAAAAACACAGCACCCCGGCGCCGCTGCTGCCCGAAGGCAGAGCGCGCACCGGGGTGCTGGGGAAGCCGGATCCGCGGAGATCTCCAGGGACGCGCCGCAGGATACCGATGTTGCGGGTGACGGTGGTCTCTTCCTGCTTGTCGGTGAGATTGATGCGGACGCGGGTCCGCGGACAGAGACTTGGGCATGTGGCGCTCTTGGTGAAGGTTCGAGGATCGGTTCTATGCGCCCGTACAAGCTCGTCGGCGGGGTGAAGCTCTACAGACCATCAAGCGGTCGTGAAGGGCAACTGCTCGTCCTGCACGGCACTGGCGTACGCAGCCGCGGGCGCTGCAGCGGCGACCGGGGCGGGAGCCTGGGCCCGCAGGTTCTGGTTCTGGCCCTCGGCCTTGGTGACGCGCTTGGCCAGGCGGGCCTGGGTGGTGGCGCGGGATTCTAGAAACGAGATGTTCTGGATCTCGAGCTTGAGCTCGAAGACCTCGGCACCGTTCTTGGTGTAGCAGTTCAGGCGGGGCTCGTAGCTGAGAGCCACCAGGTCACCCTTGTGCACGTGGGCGAACGGCCCGGTGCCCTGCGTCTCTGCACGGACGAAGGCCTCGAAGGGCAGCGCGTCCGAGATGCGGTTGCCCTGACGGTCGGTGTAGTCGCGGTCGACGAAGGCGGTGAGCATGACCTTCTTGGAGCCGTCCCTGTTCTCGAAGACCTTCGGGTCGTTCGCCAGGCGGCCGATGACGGAAGCAGTGCTGTTCGGGTTCGCCATGATGGATTCTCCTTGAATACAGCGCAGCGCCCGGATCGATGTCATCGTCCGCGCGCAGTAGGTGGGTTGCTGAGATGTTCAGTTGTCTGTCATGCCACCATCCGGATCAGCTTCGCTGATCAGATGATGTCCTCTTCCCGTACTTCTTCCGAATCAGCTGCGCTGATCGAATGCTTTGTCATTTCGAGTCCCGAATCGGCTTTGCCGATCAGACTCGTGCTTGCGCACCTCGATGACGTTCGGGATGCCGTTGAGAGTCGCGAGCCACGCTCCGGGCGGTCCGGTCAGGCGAGCCGTTGCGGTGCTGTCCGGGTTCTGCGCCCATCCGGCCAGCGCTGTGCGGCGCGCGTCCTCCTCGTCCAGCGCCCGGACAGTGGTGGTGATCGGAGCCGTGATCGTGACCGTGAAGGTCTTGAGCGCCGGTGCCTTCCTGTGCCATTTGCGGTACTGAGTAACGGCGTGCTGGTAGCGCACCAGCTCCTTCACGTACTGCTCGATGCGCACGAATCCGCGGGCCGAGTCGTGGCCGGTGGTATCGATGTCGCTGAACCGCACCCACTCCCCGGTACCGATCCCGCAGGGGCCGGAACGCTCGTAGAGGGTGTCCAGCGGGGCGCCCGCGGACTTCGCCTTCGCGCACCAGTCCTTGATGTACTCGGCGTGCGACCCGATTTCTACGGCCCAGGCGACCATGTGCAGGTAGCCGTGGTGCTCGGCGGGATCGGTGACGTGGCTGATGGCGCCACCGTAGGGTGGGTTGAACTTCGGCTCCCGCATGGTCAGCTCTCCTTGATCGCGGTGTAGGGGGTGACGGTCGGGATGTAGAGCCAGCGTCCGTCGATCCGGCACTTCGAGGAGAAGCCGGTCAGGTGCGCGCCGCGGTTCGGGTACAGCGGCTCGACGCCTTCGTTTTGAGTCGATGGACTTGATCCGCCAGTCGGCCGGGCCTTCCTCGTTGCCGTCGATGAAGGCCCCGTTCGCGGTGACCATGGCCTCGTTGTCGTTGACGAGGTGGGAGTACTCGCCGCGGCATGGGGCGTAGTCATTGATGTACGTGAACATGAACGAGCCGCCGTCGGGGCGAAGTCTTCCTCCGGGTCCGGGGTGATCTCCTTGCTCACAGACCGCCCGCCTTCCGGTCCTGCTCGCGTGCCACGGCCTGCTTCTCCGCGTCCAGACGGTCCCGG
This DNA window, taken from Streptomyces sp. SCSIO 30461, encodes the following:
- a CDS encoding MFS transporter, with translation MPSAVAMPQTDPEPDTKARRWPPIIWAAFIGTFTIRAFGFAYPFLPYHANNLGFSSHMTGWIVASFGAGWLAGQVGCGWLSDRFGPRATLGYAMGAATVTLPVLAEVRSPVALLVSAFLTGVVYDAARPVITALIDDTFPSKAQQILVSGWRHFCVNIGAALTGSLGGYLAATAGLPTLFWINACACALFGLAAVLLLPPPPRSRRAGPGLDCSPPSYLDALRDSRLWLLCLASLCALTCAGSVFTALPMLMSSDGLDATAYGWTQVANAAAVLLLSPFLTPWLSRRAAQGGPMTGLLAASSLLLGIGMGLSGLADSTVGYCFAAAAAVPGEIILFIAAGDLVSHLAPPGAHGRYAGLWGSNLALAVVTAPLLAAWSLNHGGGITATWVICGAGALGAVLCWPLHSRIRTPERH